The following is a genomic window from Benincasa hispida cultivar B227 chromosome 7, ASM972705v1, whole genome shotgun sequence.
GTGTTAGATCTTTCCATCTTTGTAAAGTGATCCCACACTGAAGATGATGACCTAGTTGGTTTTCTTTTGCCAGTGACTGTCATTTCCGATGGTTTAGAACATGCATCGAGAATATTTATAGGTGGTGATTCATTGTCGATCAACTCACTATTTTCCATTTACAatattaacaaataaagaaaaataaaaagaaaaaaattttgaGCATGGGCGAATCACAAACCGGCGAggagtaaatatatatataagagttTAATGGCTAACCAGTAACCAATGAGGCAATATGATTGTGACGGTGTGAGATTTCAACGTGAAGATGACGACGATTGATAGAGGAGTAACCAATGAGGCAATGACTGAAGAGATGAAGACGTAAAGAAGACACTAAAGAGGAGATGGAAACTGGCAACGTGTGAGATTGGGATTTGGGAATATGAAGCGAAGAGGAGAGTCGGACTCGGAGAGGGAGATAGTGGCGTCCGATGGTCGAAGCCAATGAGATTCAAGATTAAGGAAGGACGTCTGACAGTCGAAGCCAATGAGATTCGAGATGATCTGATGGTCAGAAGACAGAAAGGAAGGAAACAGCACTGAGTCGCTGACGATTGACCTATTAAGATTTGAGAAGTTGAAATGTCGAAAGGCAGGAAACCGAACGTCAAACGACTTCCAATTTCTAAGGGTCACGTGTCGAAAAGGAAATGGCGCGTTAATGCTGAAAGGCTGGAACTTGACGATTGACGTGAATGAAGATTGAAGCGTTAATATATTTGGGCTGGGCCTTGTGGTTCTTGTGTCAGTTCGGTTTGAACCGAATTTTTATCCTATAAACCCGCGAACTAAACCTACCTACTCGGGTTTACTTAAAAAAACCCAAGccaaaccaatttctttttttaaaccaACCCAAACTaggtgggttgggttggattgctcgatttttttgaacacccctactaaGGTTGGAGTCATTTCAATTGTAAATGTATTTCATTTAAATACAcaacatcaacatcaatgaAGTTTACTATACGTCACGACCGGAAATTACCTCCTTATGAAGAGAGGGAGAAGGAGAAATAATTGAGAGGTACACCCAAAATCATAAAGTATTCTGTCTAAGTTGTTTACAAAACTTGATACTAACTGAGTGTAAGTAATCACACATGCGGCTTATTAAAAGATAGCTACAAAGTGAGTAATGAgaacttatttattatcatattATTCCGAAAGTAAGTTAAAACAAAGCAGCATCTTTACATGCTGAATTGAAAGAGAAGCTTACATTGAATAACAAAGGGGAGTGACTAATAAttagaataattttaaaagttaattatgTCTCCATCTCCAAAGTgtctaattaaaataattaatcaaagacACACATGACCCAGTTTTTAGTTGTGcacattgattaattatgatTAATTATTAACTATGATCtgagtttataatatataatgattGTTATATGATATTCTATTATTATAtggattaataaaatataaaattaagttCTACCAATCCTTAGTGAAGAATCAAGAGGTTTGGTAGCAGATGCAAAGAGCTTAGCAATCTCCAATTGAGTATTTGCAATGATTTGTGTTCTTTTGAGATCCATTTCCCCCCTTTTAGCCTCTGCTTCAGCTCTCATCTTTTCTATATCCTTTATCATCTCCATTCTCGCTTGTTCCGATCGCACCACTACCTCCGCCAACCACCGTATGCTCCCCGCGATCTGCTCCAACGAATCCTCCGCCGTCGACAGCCTCGTcgtctttttcttcttgttgttCTTCATTTTTGTTGGTTGTTTTGGCCTCATTGCTACCTTTTCTTTCTCACTGCTGTATACTATTGCTGGTGTGCTACTGTCTGTGTCTATCACcatcttcttattcttctcTGATAATTCATCTGATTCATCTCCTCTTCCATTATCAACTCCATCTTCCTACAATAATTAATCTCGTATTTTTACACTGAATGTATGAAATAGAAATTACAAAAGTATCTCGTATTTTTATCCAATGGTTATTACAGACGAATCCAACATCTAACTATTATTAAAGCAGGCAGACTCATTATGCAAGTTTTTCTTATCTAAATTCCAAATGTAAGTAGTGTATTAAAAGAAGACTTTTTCTGGttctcaaaaattaatttggatttaGAAACagtatataacaaaataaaagaaataaggaAGTGctaatttataaacttaatatttaaaaattaagaaaaaaaaattcaaatagttAAGGACCGAAACCTAAATTATAACTAATAGAGTTTAATAGGATAAGTATAAAGAAATTGGGAAGAATTGAATTCTAATAACGTGTGAAGAAAAAGCTTCTTTTCCCACAACAAAactatattctttttttttttaaaaaaaaaatctgcaaAAATCTTATATACATATGCCTGTAtgcaatttataattaaaatccataaagggaaaataatattaaaaaaaaaaaaagtgaagggGGAGAAAAGCTAATAATACCTTAGGATTAATCCTATCAAGACCATTGGATCCATGAGAATTTTGGGTCGGAAGAAAGGGCGGTGGAGAGGGAGGTGGAGGTGGAGGTGGAGGATCCACGAGAATAAGTGGCGGCGGCGGCGGAGAGTGAGAgagtggtggtggtggtggggTGAGAGTGGTGTTTCCCCTGAGCAAGAGATGAAGACGGTTGTACAAAGGCCAGTTAGAGGCAGGGGAGGCAGATTCAGAACGGTACCTTTTTTTCATGGACTCAATTTTATTCTTACACTGAGTTTGAGTTTTGGGAGATTTAGTAAAATTAGATCGTGAAGACACATGGCGGGCCACATCTTCCCAATCATGCCCTTTCAATTTTGCTCTGTTTCGTAGTACCCATTTTGATTCGTACGCTTCTAGGAGTGTCGACACCGCCCCTTCGCTCCACTCGTCTCGCTTTAGCCGGTCTCCTCCTCCGCCCGCCGTGGAAACAGCTGCCGTCTTTTTGTCATCGTCAGCGGCAGTGGCGGAAAGGTTGTGGTTAAATACAAGAGAAGGCGAGGCTTGTGTTTGTGGGGATGAAGGACTGGGTTTGATCTCCATACCCACTCACCCAGCGATTTCGCgtttaaactttttaagttgtaagcttcttcttctctctcttttggGTTACTTACCTGCTAACATCTTTCTGAAATACACTCTTTTGGTTTTCTGTGCTTCTTGCTATGCCAATACACAAACTTGGGGGGCTTTTGGGCATAACAAGGGTAGTGGATCATGAcaccaaataaataaagtaaaaaaccACTAGCATTCTAGAGAGAGAGAATACCCCTTTGATAGTGGCCAACTAGAGACAGAGAATACCTCTTTGAAATGGGTCACTTGTATTTTTGGGTTATGGGTTACCAAATTCCTACTTTTTAATTTCACCCAATGTAAAggtatatatgttttttttttcaacaataaTGAATAATACTAAATAGAGAGAAAGGTAGTTAAATTTTTAACTGTAACAGAACATAACtatcataaaaaaattaccTCTACTTAGTATGAGTTATGAATCTAGCTAGCATAAACCAACTGGTTTAATTAGGTATATGATCTCGATTAATAGATTAGAAGTTTGCATTTTTTTCAATGCTTAACATATTGTTGTACTGAAAAAACGTAAATGACGAAAGAGACATGAAACCACTAGCATTTGGGGAAAAGGTAATAGAGGGTAAGTGGGCGACCTAATGGGAAAATGAATCCATCTCTCTTTTTGTCAAATGCGTTAATGATGTTAACCTTAGAAAggaggaaaacaaaaaaaaagaaaagaaaaaaacttagctttgttttaatttattttatttttggagtGGTGTGTGTGTGATGATTCtatttattcattatttatttttatttttctattttcttttcttcctttgcCTGTTAGCGTTGATATGAAGCCAACTCCATCATATATCCATTTAGCATATATGTCATATTGCATAAAAGCTACtttcttgtttatttttcttactatttttttttatataaatttttggCATCGCTTAGCTTTCTTTTACTACTATTAAGTTAGAGTATTGTTCATTTATTTTTACCCAATCAATTATCTTTAatattttgggaaaaaaaattgagtaatttttttaaatgacaaaaaacGATAAAAGATGGCAAATTTAATGACTTAATTGGATTGTTATGATAGGAAAAAAAGGGTAATAGTTTCTTAATTATGAAACCATGTGATTAAACTTATAGCTAGAAATAATTAAGTAGTATTTATTTAAGTAGAATATAAGATGGAAGAGTGGTGGAAGAGTAAGAAGGTGGTGGGTCAGGCACATGGGAGTGTCACCCACTCTAATTCACAATCACCACTACCACCATTGCCACTAACTTAACTTAAACTGATAGTAGTACCATCTCCACCACAACCACCAGCCAATGTGCTACAAAATTAAAACCCTCTCTACTAAAATCAAATAACCCTATAAATCTTATAGCTTCCACTTTTTATGGATACTCTTCCTTTCTTTTCAAACCCTTTTGCTTTATtccatttcttttattattattattattattattaaataaagtaaatagATTGTTTGGTGGCTTTCATTGGCATTTTGGGATTGGCTTTACCCTCCCATTATCCTATCCCCCCTCCTCAATTTTGTTTATACATTGTTTTTTGCTACAGAAATGTCATATCAACAACCAAGGAGTCAAGAAGACACATCAGTTGAAGGTTATCATGTCACTGTGGAGAGTCATGAAGAATTATTCCTTTTAGTGCTCCAAATTTCTGTTAGGATTGGTGATAACaaacaaatattcttttttCATGTATTGGACAATGTGTCCTCATTTCATTAGTTGTTTAgtatataattttttagttctttgaatccctaaaatagggAATTGTGTATAAATCGGGCATGCTGCCTCTTTTCAATGAATATGAAGGATACGAAGAGGCAAAGTTAAAATCTCTCTGTCTATTGCTTAGTAATTTGACTTCATCGTGTACAACGATCAGCTAAACAATTGAAtatatcattcatcatttagcgCTTAGAGTCTATCGTGTACAACGAAAGGGTAGACGACAACctctatcgtgtagcgctaGCATCCTATCGTTTTGTACGACAAAAGTAAACGATAAGGTAAACGACATCGCTATCGCTTAGTCTCCGAGGCTCCATCGCTTAGTATGACAAGGTAGACAATAAGGTAAGTGATATCACTATCTCTTAGTCTCCGAGGCTCCATCGCTTAGTACGACAAGGTAGACGATAAGATAAGCGATATCACTATCACTTAGTCTCTGaggctccatcgtttagtacgATAAGGTAAACAATAAGGTTTGTCCTACATAGTTTAACCGCGCGACTCGATCGTACATAACAAAGAAGTAAAAGATATCGTTTCCATCTCTTTATATTTTCTAACTTGGTAACAGATCTACCATGGCAAACGCCACTATCACAGGACTCAACATGACCACTGAATCGTCGAAGTTCAGCACACCTCCTCTTAATCAACTGCTAAATCAGATAACCAACACCAAGTTGGAGAGAGGTAATTTTATACTGTGGAAGACGTTAGCTCTTCCTATCCTAAAAGGATATAGACTTGAAGGTCATATGTCTGGAACAAATGTATGTCCTCCTATGTTCATTGTGTCTACTTCATCAGCAGCTGAACCTGGAGAAACAGACTCTCAAGCCTTTGGAGGAGCTTCGAGCTCCACATGCGTGAAGTCCTTGAACCCACTATATGAAGCTTGGGTTACAACATATCAACTTCTATTAGGGTGGTTATACAATTCAATGACTTCTGAAGTTGCTGTACAGCTGATGGGGTACGAGAGTGCTAAAAGTCTTTGGGATGCCATACACTCGTTGTTTGGAGTTCAGTCGAGGGGAGAAGAAGACTATCTTCGCCAAATTTTCCAATAGACATGCAAAGGTAATATGTCGATgtctaaatatttgaaacttaTGAAGCTTCACTTTGATAATCTGGCTTAGTCTGGTAGTCCAGTATTTAAACGTAACCTAGTGTCTCAGGTACTCCTTGGACTGGATGAGGAGTACAATCCAGTGGTTGTCGTTATTCAAAGCAAGCCAGAGATATCTTGGTTGGATATGCAATTTGAACTACTGTCATTCGAGAAGAGGTTGGAACATCAGAACATTTCAAAAGTCACTACAACATTTGCTCACAATGCCTCGACCAATGTTGCTTACAATCACAACAACTCTTCATACAAAGCCCCTGGACAAAGAAACACACAAGAAGGTAAAAAGCAACAATTTAATGGATCCAGAGGAAACAACAACAGTGGAGGAAACATAGGAAGAGGTCGAAGTAGAGGAAATAGGCCTACATGTCAGGTTTACTCCAAGTATGGACACACTGCAAATGTGTGCTACTAGAGATACAACCGAGAGTTTGTCCCAAATCAAAATAGTGGTAAATGAAACACTCAGAATCAAGGCAACCATGGGGCAAATCCCTCAGCATTTGTCACCTCACAGAACCTGAATCcttttcttcaaaccaaatcaTCAGGGAACTTTAATTAGTATGCAAATATTGGATTAACCAACCATGTGACAACAGATCCTAACAATATAGAAAATCCCTCTGAGTACACAGGTAACGAACAAATTATAGTAGGGAATGGACAACAGTTAGATATATCTTCAATAGgaaatacatgtttaagtttctcTAGTtgcaatttgaatttgaaaaacatACTATGTGTACCAAATATTGCAAAGAATCTGGTTAGCATATCAAAACTGGTTTAATAATGATATTTCTATTGAGTTCTATAATGATTGTTGTGTTGTTAAGGACAAATGTTCAGGACAACTACTGGTGAAAGGAACTCTTAAAGACGGGCTATATCAGCTAAATGAAGCAGAGATTATTCCAGTTCATGTAAATATCAAAGAGACAAGCTGTTTTCTCAACCCAATGAACAAAAATAACAATTCTACAGCCTTTATTCTGTCCAAAAGTGGAGCAAACTTAGTAGAATCTAAAGGGTTGTGGCATAGGATATTAGGTCATCATTCTCTTCGAATTTTGGAGAATATATTGAAAACTTGTAATCTTCCTATTAAGTTGAATGAAGAGACAAGTTTTGTGAACCTTGCTATCTTGGTAAAACCCATTCCTTACCCTTCCCTAATTCTTTGACTCGTGCACAAcacaaatttgatttaatacacTCAGATGTATGGGGTCCAGCCTCTACAAACTCCACTGAAGGATATAGATATTACAtatcatttatttatgattATAGTAGATATCTCTGGGTCTATCCCCTTAAATAGAAGTCAGATACACTGCAGGCCTTCAAACATTTCCAACAAGTTGTTCAAACACAAtttaaaacaaacataaaagCAATGCAGTCAGATAATGGTGGTGAATATATCAAGTTGCATCAGTTATGTAGCTCACAAGGCATTGCCTCTCAGTTTCAAAATGGAAGAGCTGAAAGAAAACATAGATACCTAGTAGAGATGAGGCTGACTTTGCTAGCACGAGAATCAATACCTCTTCAGTTTTTGTGGGATGCGTTTCTTAATGCTTTCCATTTGATAAATGGTCTTTCCACACCGGTACTAAAGAACCAGTCACCTATACAACTGATGTATGGTAAACTACTTGAtgttaaaaaactaaaagtgtTTGGTTGTGCCTGTTTTCCATGTCTTCGAGCATACCGGCCGAACAAGTTTCAGTTTCACTATGATAAATGTGTTTACTTGGGTCCAAGCATGGTTCACAAAGGACATTGATGTCTCACTAAAGATGGTAAAGTATTCATCTCAGGAATGTTATCTTTAATGAATTTGATTTTCCTTTCTCCTATGGCTTTCAGGTGCTTAGTCCTTCAACACACAAAAATACAGTGAACAGTGGCCTTCAAGTCCTCTCTCCCAACATAACTCCACTATTGCAAAGTGCCTCCATTTATTCACCACAATTTGTCTCAAACCCTTATAGCAGTCCCTCTCCATCAAACACTTCCATACCAGATATCAATCCAACCTTTTCCACCTCCTCTATGTCTACTGAAcctatctcatttcctcaaaCATTATATGCCTTGCCTAGCAACTGTCCAGAACATATAGCCACCCAAACTCCTATGGCCAGCTCTTCCAATCAGTCACCTAGCAGCACCCTTCCACATACCTCACATACAACCCATGTTTTTAACACCTCTCATCCATTGCAGCTTACTCATCCAATGATTACGAGAGGCAAAGCTAGAATTTTCAAACCAAAAGCTTAGCTAAGCACTACTCAACGTGACTGGTCTTTGATTGAACCAACGCGAGTGTCTGATGCACTTGCTACACCTCAATGGAAGCAAGCTACAGACACTGAATTTCAAGCAATCATCAACAACCAGACTTGGCAGTTAGTTCCTCCATTGCCATCCTTCAATGTGTTCGGCAACAAATGGATTTTCATACTAAAGAAAAATCCAGATGGGTTAATATAAAGATACAAAGCACGTCTAGTAGCCAAAGGGTTTCATCAACATCCTGGAATTGATTTCTTTAAAACGTTCAACTCGGTGGTCAAAGCATCAACAATCAGAGTTGTCTTAAACATTGTTGTCTCCAAAGGATAGGTCCTTCGTCAGCTTGACTTCAACAATGCTTTTCTAAATGGAAAATTAACAGAAGATGTCAACATGCATCAACCATCCGGGTATGTCAACTCTAAGTTCCCTAATCATGTATGTaaattgaacaaggctatatatggactgaaacaaaaCCCTCGGGCTTGGAATGATCTACTCACCACTACTCTAATTAGTTGGGGATTCACTAACTCGAAGGCGGATACATCATTGTTTATACTTAACTCAAAAGGTTCAACTATATTGCTCATTgtctatgtggatgatataataataacaaaaaataacaaCCACTTGATCTCTCGATTAGTGGCTACTTTGGATAACATGTTTTCTCTTAAAGACCTAGAAAAGTTGAATTACTTATTAGGTATCCAAGTTCAATATCTGGAGCATGGGTTTATATTGAATTAGTTGAAATATGTTGATAATTTGTTATAAAGGATTGGCCTTTCAGATCTAAAATCTGTAGCCTCACCCAGCAACTTAGGCAAGCATCTATCCATCAATGATGAAGTTCCTCTCACATTTTTGTACATAAGCACAATCGGAGCACTCCAATACCTAACCAACACCCGTTCGGACATCATTTACATGGTGAATCATCTCAGTCAATTCCTCAAAGCTTCCATAGATGCTCATTGGCAAGCAACAAAGAGAGTTCTTCGATGCATTAGTGGCACCAAGAACTATGACCTATTGTTTCAACTAAGTCATTCAATTGAAGTATCAGCTTATTCAGATGCAGATTGGGCAGCAAACATTGATGATAGAAAGTTAGTAGTTACATACTGTGTATTTATTGGTGGAAATCTTGTCTTCTGGTCCTCAAAGAAACAAACAACAGTAGCTTGGTCAAGTACCGAGTCAGAGTATCGAGCCCTTGCCCACACGGCTTCAGAAATTGTTTGGCTTCAACAACTACTAAGTGAAATCCAACAGTCCCATTCAGCCAAACCAATAATCTGGTGTGACAATGTAAGTGCTTAAAGGGAAACTTGAAATCCGGTATGTTCCTTCATCGAATCAGCTAGCTGACTGCCTCACAAAACCATTGACACACTCTCAATTCTTCAACTCAAGGTCCAAACTTGGGATAGTTGAACTTCCCACAAGTTTGAGGGGGNAAATTGTTTAGCTTCAACAACTACTAAGTGAAATCCAACAGTCCCATTCAGCCAAACCAATAATCTGGTGTGACAATGTAAGTGCAGGGACCTTAGCCAACAACTCAGTCTTCCACGCTCGGACCAAATACATTGAAATCGATGTTCACTTTGTCAGAGATCTAGTCCTCAAAGGGAGAAATCCGATATGTTTCTTCATCAGATCAGCTAGCTGACTGCCTCACAAAACCATTGACACACTCTCAATTCTTCAACTTAAGATCCAAACTTGGGATAGTTGAACTCCCCACAAGTTTGAGGGGGGATGTTAGAGAAAATGCCACATCAACAACCAAGGAGAAGTCAAGAAGAAACATCAGCTAAAGGTTGTCATGTCACTGGGGAAAGTCATGA
Proteins encoded in this region:
- the LOC120082085 gene encoding uncharacterized protein LOC120082085, translating into MPYTRCLEFSRGEKKTIFAKFSNRHAKVLLGLDEEYNPVVVVIQSKPEISWLDMQFELLSFEKRLEHQNISKVTTTFAHNASTNVAYNHNNSSYKAPGQRNTQEGKKQQFNGSRGNNNSGGNIGRGRSRGNRPTCQVYSKYGHTANVCY
- the LOC120082084 gene encoding trihelix transcription factor ASIL1, which gives rise to MEIKPSPSSPQTQASPSLVFNHNLSATAADDDKKTAAVSTAGGGGDRLKRDEWSEGAVSTLLEAYESKWVLRNRAKLKGHDWEDVARHVSSRSNFTKSPKTQTQCKNKIESMKKRYRSESASPASNWPLYNRLHLLLRGNTTLTPPPPPLSHSPPPPPLILVDPPPPPPPPSPPPFLPTQNSHGSNGLDRINPKEDGVDNGRGDESDELSEKNKKMVIDTDSSTPAIVYSSEKEKVAMRPKQPTKMKNNKKKKTTRLSTAEDSLEQIAGSIRWLAEVVVRSEQARMEMIKDIEKMRAEAEAKRGEMDLKRTQIIANTQLEIAKLFASATKPLDSSLRIGRT